One Mya arenaria isolate MELC-2E11 chromosome 5, ASM2691426v1 genomic window carries:
- the LOC128233511 gene encoding probable G-protein coupled receptor 139, translating into MCRLCDLYRHPLNASQMTIEGSALYAMDIFPGGGNSTTGPKHPNPQDANAYEDYETFYLRARFITGLVFYPIVCLFGMTGNVMSIIVMSQRQMRSSTNTYLFALAVSDLIKLFCDFLYFTVILLFQIDTPTGNKAYAFLYPYAHYVFNASLCISAWLIVSVAVERYVYVCHPTKVKFYCNIYKARIISSSVFIMMAVLAVPYAMRYRTIQRINNVTGHVEYDAIVTELWQNQLFTEIYTWFQNLMRSIIPLVILIILNTLIIYGLRRCRIFRSKAPKKHRITTMLVIVIIVFLVCITPDTIMSTFFGLGYSEENYLARGIREITDLLLLINSATNFVIYCIFNTIFWCQFQRIFCYTCRRQSGITDTRNISLLDIGSARSLFRRRSEL; encoded by the coding sequence gCTTCACAGATGACAATAGAGGGTTCAGCTCTGTATGCCATGGACATCTTCCCTGGGGGAGGCAACAGTACTACCGGGCCTAAACACCCCAACCCTCAAGATGCCAATGCGTATGAAGATTACGAGACGTTCTATCTACGCGCTCGGTTCATCACAGGACTCGTTTTCTACCCGATCGTTTGTTTATTCGGTATGACTGGAAACGTCATGTCGATTATCGTTATGTCCCAGCGCCAAATGCGGTCTTCGACGAACACATACCTCTTTGCGTTGGCCGTGTCTGATCTAATAAAACTGTTCTGTGATTTTCTCTATTTCACAGTGATATTGTTGTTCCAAATCGACACACCGACAGGAAACAAAGCTTACGCATTCCTTTACCCATACGCGCATTACGTTTTCAACGCATCACTGTGCATATCAGCATGGTTAATAGTGTCAGTTGCAGTAGAACGCTACGTTTACGTCTGTCATCCTACAAAAGTAAAGTTTTATTGTAATATCTACAAAGCACGCATCATATCATCTTCAGTTTTCATAATGATGGCAGTTCTCGCAGTACCATATGCCATGCGATATCGGACCATTCAGCGAATAAACAACGTTACAGGACATGTCGAGTATGACGCCATTGTAACGGAACTTTGGCAGAACCAGTTATTTACAGAGATATACACATGGTTTCAGAATCTCATGCGTTCGATCATTCCACTTGTTATATTAATTATTCTGAACACGCTCATTATTTACGGTTTACGAAGGTGTCGAATTTTCCGGTCAAAGGCTCCGAAGAAACATCGAATTACCACTATGCTGGTGATTGTGATAATCGTTTTTCTTGTCTGTATTACCCCTGACACAATCATGTCAACCTTCTTCGGATTGGGGTATTCTGAGGAGAATTATCTAGCTAGAGGGATTAGAGAAATTACTGACTTGTTGCTCCTCATCAACTCCGCTACTAATTTTGTGATATATTGTATattcaacacaatattttgGTGCCAGTTTCAACGGATATTTTGCTATACATGTCGGCGACAGTCTGGCATCACAGATACAAGAAACATCTCTTTACTGGATATAGGATCAGCCCGATCGTTATTTCGGCGGCGCAGCGAACTGTga